DNA from Centroberyx gerrardi isolate f3 chromosome 20, fCenGer3.hap1.cur.20231027, whole genome shotgun sequence:
GCAGGCATTAAGAGTATTCAGATCGAGGGTCACCAACCATCGAGGAGCGGGTGTCTTTGGGAGTGATAACTGTCTGCTTGTTGCCCCtgcagccacagccacagccacagccacagccacagcccccgcccccaccccaacccccgcccccgccccgtCAGAGAGCAAAATGATGACAATGGTTGAGAAGAAGGACAAGAAGGCAGACGACgtggcagaggaagaggaggaggaggaagaatacGTGGTGGAAAAGGTCCTGAACCGGCGAGTGGTGAAAGGGAGAGTGGAATACCTGCTCAAGTGGAAAGGATTCTCTGAGTGAGTTTTTTTGGATGAACTGTAATCTCAGACATCTTTATAGTTGTCGttaatcaataaatcaaagtgCAGGGGGGGCATTCTGGGGGATCCTGGTGGGCATACATGCATACCTTACATTGCTGTGGGGTTGAGACCACTGCATGTACTTTGTCCACATCCACTCACCCATCTTTTATACCATCTGTTAAATCAGAAATTCCATTAAAATTATGATAATTTAAAAGAATAAGGAACagttttattcaacaaatggcCAAATTATTAGGTAAATACAGAAatgctgtatttatgtgtgtttttatcaacAGGGAAGATAACACGTGGGAGCCAGAGGACAACTTGGACTGTCCAGATCTGATTGCAGAGTTTCTGCAGTCCCAGAAAACAGCACACGAGGGCAAGAGGAAGGCGGCTGGAGATGCGGATGGAGATGAAAGTAAAtcgaagaagaaaaaagatgatGTAAGTCCCAGCCCTTTATTCTTTTAAGAGTCTAAGTGCTTGATGAGTCTCTAATCAGATTGATACTTGGGCTGATAAAAATACAGTATGCTAAAAATTGAAGGAGACACCAACATCCACGGGTTGAAGTCACTCCAAATTTCTGGGATGCCTTTTTATGGTATGATTCTTGTTCTTCCATGCAGAGGTCAACATTAATGCTCTCAACATTAATGTTTGAAGCATTGCCTTCATCCACTGATGCGTTTCTCTCCTGATGGAAGTTGTGTCTTACAGAATAAGAGAGCCCTGATCCGTAATTGATATCCATTTACATGATCTTCTCAGTTACAAGCTGTGAACTGAGCAGAGGGTTTATGggacaaaaaaattaaatggt
Protein-coding regions in this window:
- the cbx1b gene encoding chromobox protein homolog 1b isoform X1, whose product is MSMSLTTEPSNDGPTVTEATATATATATAPAPTPTPAPAPSESKMMTMVEKKDKKADDVAEEEEEEEEYVVEKVLNRRVVKGRVEYLLKWKGFSEEDNTWEPEDNLDCPDLIAEFLQSQKTAHEGKRKAAGDADGDESKSKKKKDDTEKLRGFARALDPERIIGATDSTGELMFLMKWKNSDEADLVPAKEANVKCPQVVISFYEERLTWHSYPTEDEKKDDKN
- the cbx1b gene encoding chromobox protein homolog 1b isoform X2, encoding MSMSLTTEPSNDGPTVTEATATATATAPAPTPTPAPAPSESKMMTMVEKKDKKADDVAEEEEEEEEYVVEKVLNRRVVKGRVEYLLKWKGFSEEDNTWEPEDNLDCPDLIAEFLQSQKTAHEGKRKAAGDADGDESKSKKKKDDTEKLRGFARALDPERIIGATDSTGELMFLMKWKNSDEADLVPAKEANVKCPQVVISFYEERLTWHSYPTEDEKKDDKN